One part of the Arthrobacter tumbae genome encodes these proteins:
- the nadD gene encoding nicotinate-nucleotide adenylyltransferase, protein MQPNALVAGGPARWRLGVMGGTFDPIHHGHLVAASEVAAAFDLDEVVFVPTGQPWQKNAKEVSPAEHRYLMTVVATASNPRFTVSRVDIDRPGPTYTIDTLRDLRATRPEAELFFITGADAMAQILSWKNVDELWSLAHFVGVTRPGHELSTQRKDVSLMEVPAMSISSTDCRRRVSGGEPVWYLVPDGVVQYIAKHGLYRKGAPETGTPVQPEVSTTT, encoded by the coding sequence ATACAGCCGAACGCTCTCGTCGCCGGCGGTCCAGCCCGCTGGCGACTTGGCGTGATGGGTGGAACCTTCGATCCGATCCACCACGGTCACCTCGTCGCGGCGAGCGAAGTAGCTGCAGCATTCGATCTGGACGAAGTTGTGTTCGTACCCACGGGACAGCCCTGGCAGAAGAATGCCAAGGAAGTCAGTCCAGCCGAACACCGCTACCTCATGACCGTCGTGGCCACAGCATCAAACCCGCGCTTCACGGTGAGCAGGGTGGATATCGACCGTCCTGGTCCCACCTACACAATCGATACACTCCGTGACCTGAGAGCTACCCGACCGGAAGCGGAGCTGTTCTTCATCACGGGCGCGGATGCCATGGCGCAGATTCTGTCCTGGAAGAACGTTGATGAGCTGTGGTCCCTTGCGCATTTTGTCGGAGTCACCAGGCCTGGCCATGAACTGAGCACACAGCGCAAGGACGTCAGCCTGATGGAGGTTCCGGCGATGTCGATTTCCTCGACAGACTGCCGTCGCCGCGTCTCGGGTGGAGAACCGGTCTGGTATCTGGTTCCAGACGGCGTCGTGCAGTACATCGCCAAGCACGGGCTCTACCGGAAGGGCGCTCCTGAGACGGGAACGCCGGTCCAACCTGAAGTGTCCACAACAACATGA
- the rsfS gene encoding ribosome silencing factor gives MSASESSIAIARTAARAATDKIAQDIVAMDVSERLAITDVFLVASAPSERQVNAIVDGIEEELAKQDLKPVRREGRSEGRWVLLDYAEVIIHVQHQEDRVFYALERLWGDCPKVDLQLEDAAGAAPADTASADAE, from the coding sequence GTGAGCGCATCGGAATCGTCCATTGCGATTGCCCGCACCGCGGCACGCGCGGCGACGGACAAGATTGCACAGGACATCGTGGCCATGGATGTCAGTGAACGCCTGGCGATCACTGACGTCTTCCTGGTGGCCTCGGCCCCCAGCGAGCGCCAGGTCAACGCCATCGTTGACGGCATCGAGGAAGAACTCGCGAAGCAGGATCTGAAGCCCGTGCGCCGTGAGGGCCGGAGCGAAGGCCGCTGGGTACTGCTTGACTACGCTGAGGTGATCATCCATGTCCAGCACCAGGAAGACCGCGTTTTCTACGCCCTGGAGCGGCTGTGGGGAGATTGCCCCAAGGTGGACCTGCAGCTGGAGGACGCCGCAGGCGCCGCTCCCGCAGACACCGCGTCCGCCGACGCCGAGTGA
- a CDS encoding histidine phosphatase family protein, with the protein MNPRAVDSAAGDSAPEGRRIVFWRHGRTEWNARGLFQGQEDIALDDLGRQQAAQAAHELKHLAPSLIVSSDLERARDTAAALSVATGVSVGTDARFRETYAGKWQGLAFADIGERFPEDQQAWHEGDPHVAAGGGESRSDVGGRMKAGTLDAVDQLAPGQTLVVVSHGGAIRAGVAALMGIPADLWGSLAGVANCHWSVLEELNPSSSAVPLRWQLTEHNVGLASMPSSPLEG; encoded by the coding sequence GTGAATCCGCGCGCCGTCGACAGCGCAGCAGGTGACTCCGCACCGGAGGGCCGCCGCATCGTTTTCTGGCGGCACGGCCGGACCGAATGGAACGCCCGGGGCTTGTTCCAGGGGCAGGAGGACATCGCGCTCGATGATCTGGGCAGGCAACAGGCTGCACAGGCTGCCCACGAGCTGAAGCACCTGGCGCCGTCGCTCATTGTGTCGTCAGACCTGGAACGGGCGCGGGATACTGCGGCGGCATTGAGCGTTGCCACGGGAGTATCTGTGGGTACGGACGCACGCTTTCGGGAGACCTATGCCGGCAAGTGGCAGGGACTTGCGTTCGCGGACATCGGCGAGCGGTTTCCCGAAGACCAGCAGGCGTGGCACGAAGGCGACCCCCATGTTGCTGCCGGGGGTGGAGAGAGCAGGTCGGACGTCGGCGGGCGCATGAAGGCGGGGACGCTCGACGCCGTCGATCAGTTGGCGCCGGGCCAGACGCTCGTTGTGGTCAGCCATGGCGGAGCCATCCGCGCAGGTGTTGCCGCCCTAATGGGAATTCCGGCGGATCTCTGGGGATCGCTGGCAGGTGTGGCCAATTGTCACTGGTCGGTGCTGGAGGAGTTGAATCCATCGTCGTCGGCGGTGCCGCTCAGGTGGCAGTTGACAGAACATAACGTCGGTCTGGCATCCATGCCGTCGTCCCCGCTGGAAGGCTGA
- a CDS encoding S41 family peptidase gives MAGCGSVEASPSPEPKEHVRAYMLQALSFIEENSYHVATTLHADWEQVEQSALERTFEAQTTEDTYPVIADVLRKATGDHSFLLTPDEIAAAKSGEREAPSSIMVGRGIATLTIPAFNETAGGLVTEYVNSAIEEIAAQDAEVACGWIVDLRGNGGGNMFPMLLSVAPFMPDGHVMSFSDGTGEETQVSLADMSVSLDGETQLSSARAPPELSNQPLAVLQSGDTASSAEATLISLLSRDNVRSFGGPSAGYATGNVSTRLPDGAMLAVTQSQMLSPDGTPHSGPIAPNEPTDDPKQAAVDWLTTQCSE, from the coding sequence TTGGCCGGCTGCGGTTCTGTCGAGGCTAGTCCATCTCCCGAGCCCAAGGAACACGTACGCGCTTACATGTTGCAGGCGCTGTCCTTCATCGAGGAGAACTCCTACCACGTCGCAACTACGTTGCATGCGGACTGGGAACAAGTCGAGCAATCCGCACTGGAACGGACTTTCGAAGCGCAGACGACGGAGGATACTTATCCCGTCATCGCGGACGTTCTGCGGAAGGCCACCGGCGACCATAGTTTTCTCCTCACCCCCGATGAAATAGCGGCTGCGAAGTCAGGCGAGCGCGAAGCCCCCTCATCCATAATGGTGGGTCGGGGCATAGCCACTCTGACTATTCCTGCCTTCAACGAAACCGCTGGTGGGCTAGTGACGGAGTACGTGAACTCCGCCATCGAAGAAATTGCTGCACAGGATGCCGAAGTCGCCTGCGGCTGGATAGTCGACCTGCGGGGCAACGGCGGAGGGAACATGTTTCCTATGCTGCTCTCCGTAGCGCCCTTTATGCCGGACGGGCACGTTATGTCCTTCTCTGACGGTACAGGTGAGGAGACGCAGGTCTCTCTTGCAGACATGAGCGTTTCACTCGACGGCGAGACACAGCTGAGTTCAGCAAGAGCTCCTCCCGAACTTTCAAACCAACCGTTGGCGGTCCTTCAGTCAGGTGACACCGCCAGCTCAGCCGAGGCTACGCTCATATCCCTCCTATCCCGCGACAACGTCAGAAGCTTCGGCGGTCCAAGCGCCGGCTACGCTACAGGCAACGTTTCCACAAGGCTTCCAGACGGCGCCATGCTCGCCGTAACACAGTCGCAGATGCTCTCTCCAGACGGAACACCGCATTCGGGGCCGATCGCTCCGAACGAGCCGACGGATGACCCGAAGCAGGCCGCCGTCGATTGGTTGACGACCCAATGTTCCGAGTGA